A window from Vanessa atalanta chromosome 16, ilVanAtal1.2, whole genome shotgun sequence encodes these proteins:
- the LOC125069789 gene encoding stress-activated protein kinase JNK isoform X2 — MVQYYSVTLGDTVFTIPTRYTELVRRGAGAQGMVCAAYDTVTQQNVAIKKLSRPFQNVTHAKRAYREFKLMKLVNHKNIIGLLNAFTPQKSLEEFQDVYLVMELMDANLCQVIQMDLDHERMSYLLYQMLCGIKHLHLAGIIHRDLKPSNIVVKSDCTLKILDFGLARTAGTTFMMTPYVVTRYYRAPEVILGMGYTENVDIWSVGCIMGEMIRGGVLFPGTDHIDQWNKIIEQLGTPSAAFMARLQPTVRNYVENRPRYAGYSFERLFPDILFPSDSSEHNRLKASQARDLLSRMLVIDPERRISVDEALLHPYINVWYDEGEVNAPAPASYDHSVDEREHTVEQWKQLIYQEVVEYAAPPPAAHAAPPPDHAQPALTT, encoded by the exons ATGGTTCAGTATTACTCTGTCACACTCGGTGACACGGTGTTCACGATACCGACGCGGTACACAGAGCTCGTGCGTCGAGGCGCGGGCGCGCAGGGCATGGTGTG CGCCGCGTATGACACGGTGACACAGCAGAATGTCGCGATCAAGAAGCTATCCCGGCCTTTCCAGAACGTGACGCACGCGAAACGCGCCTACCGCGAATTCAAACTTATGAAACTTGTCaatcataaaaat atAATCGGTCTCTTAAATGCGTTCACGCCACAGAAGAGCCTTGAGGAGTTTCAGGACGTATATTTGGTGATGGAGCTGATGGATGCCAATTTATGCCAAGTGATTCAAATGGATTTGGATCACGAGCGTATGAGCTACTTGCTCTATCAAATGCTGTGTGGCATCAAGCATCTTCATCTTGCTGGAATTATACATCGG GACCTGAAGCCGTCCAACATAGTGGTAAAAAGCGACTGCACGCTTAAGATCCTCGACTTCGGTCTGGCGCGTACCGCTGGCACTACCTTCATGATGACTCCATACGTCGTCACCAGATATTATCGTGCGCCTGAG GTAATCCTCGGTATGGGCTACACGGAGAACGTGGACATATGGTCGGTCGGCTGCATCATGGGGGAGATGATTCGCGGTGGAGTGCTCTTCCCGGGGACCGACCACATCGACCAGTGGAACAAAATTATAG AGCAACTGGGCACGCCGTCGGCCGCCTTCATGGCGCGCCTGCAGCCCACCGTGCGCAACTACGTGGAGAACCGGCCGCGCTACGCCGGCTACAGCTTCGAGCGCCTGTTCCCCGACATCCTGTTCCCCTCCGACTCCAGCGAGCACAACCGCCTCAAGGCGTCGCAGGCGCGGGACCTGCTGTCGCGCATGCTGGTCATCGACCCCGAGCGCCGCATCTCGGTGGACGAGGCGCTGCTGCACCCCTACATCAACGTGTGGTACGACGAGGGCGAGGTCAACGCGCCGGCGCCCGCGTCCTACGACCACTCGGTGGACGAGCGCGAGCACACGGTGGAGCAGTGGAAGCAGCTCATCTACCAGGAGGTGGTGGAGtacgccgcgccgccgcccgccgcgcacgccgcgccgccgcccgacCACGCGCAGCCCGCGCTCACCACATAG
- the LOC125069789 gene encoding stress-activated protein kinase JNK isoform X1 has translation MPHAAPATAMSAPPRHPHFYTVEVGDTRFTILKRYQNLKPIGSGAQGIVCAAYDTVTQQNVAIKKLSRPFQNVTHAKRAYREFKLMKLVNHKNIIGLLNAFTPQKSLEEFQDVYLVMELMDANLCQVIQMDLDHERMSYLLYQMLCGIKHLHLAGIIHRDLKPSNIVVKSDCTLKILDFGLARTAGTTFMMTPYVVTRYYRAPEVILGMGYTENVDIWSVGCIMGEMIRGGVLFPGTDHIDQWNKIIEQLGTPSAAFMARLQPTVRNYVENRPRYAGYSFERLFPDILFPSDSSEHNRLKASQARDLLSRMLVIDPERRISVDEALLHPYINVWYDEGEVNAPAPASYDHSVDEREHTVEQWKQLIYQEVVEYAAPPPAAHAAPPPDHAQPALTT, from the exons ATGCCCCACGCGGCGCCAGCTACCGCCATGTCGGCCCCGCCGCGCCACCCACACTTCTACACGGTCGAGGTCGGCGACACGCGCTTCACGATCCTCAAACGTTACCAGAACCTTAAGCCTATCGGTTCCGGAGCACAGGGCATAGTATG CGCCGCGTATGACACGGTGACACAGCAGAATGTCGCGATCAAGAAGCTATCCCGGCCTTTCCAGAACGTGACGCACGCGAAACGCGCCTACCGCGAATTCAAACTTATGAAACTTGTCaatcataaaaat atAATCGGTCTCTTAAATGCGTTCACGCCACAGAAGAGCCTTGAGGAGTTTCAGGACGTATATTTGGTGATGGAGCTGATGGATGCCAATTTATGCCAAGTGATTCAAATGGATTTGGATCACGAGCGTATGAGCTACTTGCTCTATCAAATGCTGTGTGGCATCAAGCATCTTCATCTTGCTGGAATTATACATCGG GACCTGAAGCCGTCCAACATAGTGGTAAAAAGCGACTGCACGCTTAAGATCCTCGACTTCGGTCTGGCGCGTACCGCTGGCACTACCTTCATGATGACTCCATACGTCGTCACCAGATATTATCGTGCGCCTGAG GTAATCCTCGGTATGGGCTACACGGAGAACGTGGACATATGGTCGGTCGGCTGCATCATGGGGGAGATGATTCGCGGTGGAGTGCTCTTCCCGGGGACCGACCACATCGACCAGTGGAACAAAATTATAG AGCAACTGGGCACGCCGTCGGCCGCCTTCATGGCGCGCCTGCAGCCCACCGTGCGCAACTACGTGGAGAACCGGCCGCGCTACGCCGGCTACAGCTTCGAGCGCCTGTTCCCCGACATCCTGTTCCCCTCCGACTCCAGCGAGCACAACCGCCTCAAGGCGTCGCAGGCGCGGGACCTGCTGTCGCGCATGCTGGTCATCGACCCCGAGCGCCGCATCTCGGTGGACGAGGCGCTGCTGCACCCCTACATCAACGTGTGGTACGACGAGGGCGAGGTCAACGCGCCGGCGCCCGCGTCCTACGACCACTCGGTGGACGAGCGCGAGCACACGGTGGAGCAGTGGAAGCAGCTCATCTACCAGGAGGTGGTGGAGtacgccgcgccgccgcccgccgcgcacgccgcgccgccgcccgacCACGCGCAGCCCGCGCTCACCACATAG
- the LOC125069791 gene encoding transcription initiation factor TFIID subunit 9 has protein sequence MAEKDKSKVSTQMKHIPKDAQVIMSIMKEVGIAEYEPRVVNQLLEFTYRYVTSVLDDARVFANHAKKKTIDLDDVRLAVQMQLDKSFTSPPPREVLLELARVKNVNPLPLIKPHCGLRLPPDRYCLSACNYRLKPATKKVVVKSSIPTTPTIKTVTTSKPGGPQNVVVKRPPGAIVNVTSKPSVVPKPVLKFTSSSKVVAKPAVRVTAGPSSQGPIKMEVDEVSQKRKREDDDYDM, from the exons ATGGCGGAAAAAGACAAATCGAAAGTTAGCACACAAATGAAACACATACCCAAAGACGCGCAAGTTATTATGTCCATAATGAAAGAAGTTGGTATAGCGGAATACGAACCAAGAGTCGTAAACCAGCTCCTAGAATTCACATATCGGTATGTTACCTCAGTGCTAGACGATGCAAGGGTTTTTGCTAACCACGCGAAGAAGAAGACGATTGACTTGGACGACGTGAGATTGGCGGTTCAAATGCAATTAGACAAATCGTTCACGAGTCCACCTCCAAGAGAAGTACTCTTAGAACTGGCTAGAGTTAAAAATGTGAATCCACTTCCATTAATTAAACCACACTGTGGACTACGTTTGCCGCCAGATCg CTATTGCTTATCTGCATGTAATTACCGTTTGAAACCAGCCACAAAGAAAGTGGTTGTAAAATCATCAATACCCACCACACCAACCATAAAAACAGTGACCACATCAAAACCTGGAGGACCACAGAATGTTGTTGTTAAAAGACCACCGGGAGCCATAGTTAATGTCACATCTAAACCTAGTGTTGTGCCAAAACCTGTGTTGAAGTTCACATCAAGCAGTAAG GTGGTTGCCAAGCCAGCAGTTCGTGTGACAGCAGGGCCATCATCACAAGGCCCTATCAAAATGGAAGTTGACGAAGTATCTCAAAAAAGGAAACGTGAAGATGATGATTATGATATGTAA